A stretch of DNA from Hydrogenophaga sp. SL48:
ACGAGGTCGAGCGTCGGCTTGTGGCCGGCCTGGGCCTTCTGTGCCTCGATCTCGGCGATCTCGAAGGCCTTGTCGGTCTGCCGGACCACGGGGTGCTGGCGCAGGGCGTCCTGCACCCAGGCTTCGGGGTCGGCGGGCAGCACGGTCGGCAGGGTGACCGGCGCGGCCAGCGCGCGGGGGGTGGCGCCGCTGCGACCCACCAGCTGGTCGAGGGCCAGCTTCTTGACCAGCAGGTCGTTGCTCGCGGCGATTTCCTGGGCGACCACGAGGTCGAAGCGCGCCTGGGCCTCACGGGAGTCGGTGACGGTCGAGGTGCCGACCTCGAAGTTGCGCTTGGCAGAAGCCAGTTGCTCAGACACAGCGGATTTCTGCGCCTGCACGAAGGTCAGGGTGTCCTGGGCCGCCGCCACGTCGAAATACGCCTGCGCGGTGCGAACGATCAGGTCCTGTTCGGCGGCGTCGAGTTGGGCCTTGGCGATGTCGATCGACAGTTGGCCTTGCTCGTTGTTGAATTGGTTGACCGGCCGGTACAGGGGCTGGCTCGCCGAGAGGGCGACGTTCTGCGAGTTGCTGGTCTTGCTGGTGTCGGTGACGCTGTTGCTGCTGTTGGCCCAGCTGGCCCCGGCGCCCAGGCCCGCCTGGGGGCGCAGCCCGGCCTTGGCCTGCTCGGCCTTGGCGAGCGCAGCGTCGTGCTGGGCGCGCGCCGATTGCAGCGTGGAGTCGAAGCCCCGCGCCGCTTCGTAGAGATCGACCAGGCTCTGCGCTTGCGCGCTCGCAGCGCCGCCCAGCGTCAGTGCGATGGCCAGCGCCAGGTGGCTGAGCACGGGGTGAGGGAAGGGCAGGGCTGTCATGGTCGTTCCTTGGGACTTCGGAGTGGCGCGGTGGTGGTCAGTACAAGGGCACGCCGGGGTCGCGCTGCTGCGACCAGGCGTTGATGCCACCGTGGATGTTGACGACGGCGCTGAAGCCGTTCTGCATCAGGAAATGCGCCACCTGCGCGCTGCGGGCGCCGTGGTGGCACAGGCAGGCGATGGGGCGGTCGCGGTCGAGTTCGAGGTAGCGCGCGGGCACGCTGCGCATGGGCATGGCCACGAGGTCAAACCCCTCGGCCTTGACCGACGCCGTCTGCATTTCCCAGGGTTCGCGCACGTCCAGCACCACCGGTGTGACACCGGGTGTCTGGCCGCTGGCGCTTTGCAGCCATTCGTCGATCTGTGCGGGGTGGATGGATTGCATGGTGGGCTCGCGCGGTGTGACGCTCAGAACTGGAAACGCGAGGGCTCGGAGAAGTTCCGCAAGCGGGGCGCCACGGTGTCCCAGGGCTGCGTGGTGCCGAAGGCAGCGTCGCCGGTGCGGGTGATGAACGAGGCGCGCATCACCGGCTCGTGGCCCACGATGGCGGCGAGGCGTCCGCCGGGGGCCAGCAGGTTCAACAGGGCGGCGGGCACCTCGGCCACCGAACCGGCGATCAGGATCACGTCCCACGGGCCTTCGAGCGCGCAGGCTGCGAAGCCGTTGGCGGTGGCGTCGGCCACGCGCACCTCGGCGTTGGTGATGCCGGCCTGCTGCAGGTGGGTGCGGGCGGTGCGGGCGGTGGCGTCGTCAATCTCCAGCGACACCACGCGCTGCGCCAGGCTGGCGAGCAGGGCCGTGGTGAAGCCGCTGCCGGTGCCGATCTCCAGCACCTTGTCGGTCGGCCTGACGGCCAGGTCCTGCACCAGGCGGGCCTGCACGCGCGGCGCCAGCATCACCTGGTCGGCCCCCTGGCCGAGCGGCAGCTCCATGTCCACATAGGCCAGCGCCTTCTGTGCGGCGGGCACGAAATGCTCGCGCTTGACGCTGTCGAGCAGCGCCAGCACGGCCGGGTCCAGCACTTCCCAGGGGCGGACTTGCTGTTCGATCATGTTGAAGCGCGCCTGGTCAAGGTTCATGGGGGCGATAGAGGTCATTTTTGATACTCCGGTGGGTATGTTAGCCGAACTGTGTCCATTTTACCGAGCGGGGGTTTCTGCCCCGCTGACGCCGCGCCCCATCAGGCGCCGTGCCCAGTTCGCCAGATCGTCCATGTAGCAATAGACCACGGGCACCACCACCAGCGTCAGGATCGACGAGGTGATGACGCCGCCGATCACGGCCTGGCCCATGGGCGCGCGCTGCTCCGAGCCTTCGGTGAGCGCAAAAGCCAGCGGCACCATGCCGAACACCATGGCCAGCGTGGTCATGAGAATGGGGCGCAACCGCACCTTGGCCGCCAGCAGCAGGGCGTTTTCGCGGTCCAGTGGCGGCTGACCTTCGAAGCCCTCGCGGGCGCGGATGGCGAAGTCCACCAGCAGGATCGCGTTTTTCGTCACCAGGCCCATCAGCAGCACCACGCCGATCACCGAGAACATGCTCATGGTCGAGCCGAACATCAGCAGCGCCAGCACCACGCCGATCAGCGTGAGCGGCAGCGCGGTCATGAGCGCCAGCGGCTGCAGGAAGCTCTGGAACTGGCTGGCCAGGATCATGTAGATGAAGATGATGGCCAGCGCCAGCGCCGACACGGCGTAGCCGAACGACTCCTGCATGTTCTTGGTCGAACCGCCGAACTCGTAGCGGTAGCCCGGCGGCATGGCGATGGTGTCGAGCACCTGGCGGATCTCGGTGGACACATCGCCCGCCGAACGGCCGAACACGTTGGCGTTGATGGCGACCTCGCGGTTCAGGTTGCGGCGGTTGATCTGGTTCGGGCCGGTCGATTCCAGCACCTGCGCCACCTGGCCCAGGCGCACCACGCGCGCCGTGCCGTCGGCGGCGGTGCCGACCACGAAGGGCAGTTGCTCCAGGTCGCTGGTGCGCGCGCGTTGCTCGGGCGCCAGGCGCACGTTCACGTCGTAGCTCTCGCCGTCGGCCGCGCGCCAGTTGCCCACGGTCTGGCCCGCCACCAGGGTGCGCAGGCTGCCCGCCACCGACGCCGCGCTCAGGCCCGCGTCCGACGCGATCTCGCGCCGCATCACCACGTCCACCGTCGGCTTGTTGGGCTTGACGCTGGCGTCCAGGTCGACGAGCCCGACGATGGGGCGGATGCGCTCCATCACGGTCGCCGTCAGGCGCTCCAGCTCGGCCAGGTCGTCGCCCTGCAGCGAGAACTCGACCTGCTTGTTGCCGCCCACCGGGTCGAGCAGGCCCGCGTGCGTCACGTTGATGCCCGGCACCGTGCGCAGCCGGTCGCGCAGCCTCGCGGCCATGGTGTCGGCGTTGAGGCTGCGGTCCTGGCGGTCCACCAGGCGCACATAGACGCTGGCGTACATGGTGCCCTGCGCGTTGCCGGTGTTGATGGTCGAGAGCGTGTACTTCACCTCGGGAAACTCGCGCAGGATGGCCTCGACCTGTTTCGTCTTGGCCTCGGTGGCCTCCAGCGACGAGCCGACCGGCGTGTGGAACGAGAGCGAGGTTTCGGAGAAGTCGGCCTTGGGCACGAACTCGGTGCCGAGCAGCGGCACCATGAAAACGCTGCTGACGAACACCACCAGCGCCAGCGCCAGCGTGGCCAGCTTGTGGGTCAGCGACCAGCGCAGGGCGCCCTGGTAGGTCTCGGTCATGCTGTCCTGCAGGCGGTCGAACCAGCCGGTCACGCGGCCGATGGTCTTGTCGTACAGCGTGACGGGCGCGGCGTGCCGGCCGTGTTTCTCGATCTCCGGGTCGTGCCAGATCGAGGACAGCATCGGGTCGAGCGTGAAGCTCACGAACATCGAGATCAGCACCGCCGCCACCATGGTGATGCCGAACTCGTGGAAGAACTTGCCGATGATGCCGCCCATGAAGCCGATGGGCAGGAACACCGCCACGATGGACAGCGTGGTCGCGAGCACCGCGAGGCCGATTTCCTGCGTGCCGTCCATGGCGGCGTCGAAGGGCTTCTTGCCCATCTGCACGTGGCGCACGATGTTTTCGCGCACCACGATGGCGTCGTCGATCAGCAGGCCCACCGAGAGCGTGAGCGCCATCAGCGTGATCATGTTGATGGTGAAGCCGAACAGGTTCATGAAGAAGAAGGTGCCGATCACCGAGATCGGCAGCGTGAGGCCGGTGATCACGGTCGAGCGCCACGAGTTCAGGAACAGGAACACGATCAGCACGGTCAGCAGCGCGCCTTCGATCAGCGTGCGCCGCACGTTGTCCACCGAGACGCGGATCGGCCGCGAGCCGTCGGCGATCGGCTCCAGGCGCACGCCCGGTGGCAGCTCGGCCTTGAGCGACTCGATGGTGGCCTTCAGACCGTCGGTCACGGCGATGGTGTTTTCGTCCTGCGCCTTCTGCACCTGCAGCAGCAGCGTGCGCTGGCCGTTGTACAGCGCGAGGCTGGACACCTCCTGCGTGCCGTCGCTCACCTTGGCCACCTGCGAGAGCCGCACCGGGCTGCCGCCCCGGCGCGCGACGATGATGTCTTCAAAGTCTTTCGGGTTCTGCAGGCGCGAGAGCACCTGCACCACGCGGTCGCGCTCGGTGGTCTTGAGCGTGCCGACCGGGAGGTCCTGGTTGTCGTTGCGCACCGCCGTGGCGATCTGGTCGGCGGTGATGCCCAGGGCCTCCATGGCCGAGGGATCGAGGTCGATGTTGACCGCGCGGCGCGTGCCGCCGACCAGCGTCACCGAGCCCACGCCGCGCACGTTTTCCATGCGCTTCTTCAAGGTCTGTTCGGCCCAGGTGGTCAGCTCCACAGCAGAAGGCGCTTTGCCGTTCACGGCCTCCGGGAGGACCGCGACCGACCAGATCGAGCGGGCCGACGGGTCGAAGCGCAGCACGCGCGGTTCTTTCACGTCGGTGCGGAAGGTCGGGCGCAGGATGGCGATTTTCTCGCGCACGTCGTCGGCCGCCTTGCGCCCGTCGATGTGCAGCTGGAACTCGATGATGACGACCGACTGGCCTTCGTAGCTGCGCGAGGTGAGGGCGTTGACGCCGGCGATGGCGTTGACCGCTTCTTCCACCTTCTTCGTGACCTCGCTCTCCACGATCTCGGGCGAGGCGCCGGGGTACTCGGTGGTGACCACCACCACGGGGAAGTCGATGTTGGGGAACTGATCCACCTTGAGGCGCTGGAACGAAAACAGCCCCAGCACCGTCAAGGCAAGCATCACCATGGTCGCGAAGACCGGGTTGCGCAGCGAAACCTGGGTGAACCACATGGCGCGGCGCTCAGTTCGACGCAGCCGGGGGAGCG
This window harbors:
- a CDS encoding efflux RND transporter permease subunit → MWFTQVSLRNPVFATMVMLALTVLGLFSFQRLKVDQFPNIDFPVVVVTTEYPGASPEIVESEVTKKVEEAVNAIAGVNALTSRSYEGQSVVIIEFQLHIDGRKAADDVREKIAILRPTFRTDVKEPRVLRFDPSARSIWSVAVLPEAVNGKAPSAVELTTWAEQTLKKRMENVRGVGSVTLVGGTRRAVNIDLDPSAMEALGITADQIATAVRNDNQDLPVGTLKTTERDRVVQVLSRLQNPKDFEDIIVARRGGSPVRLSQVAKVSDGTQEVSSLALYNGQRTLLLQVQKAQDENTIAVTDGLKATIESLKAELPPGVRLEPIADGSRPIRVSVDNVRRTLIEGALLTVLIVFLFLNSWRSTVITGLTLPISVIGTFFFMNLFGFTINMITLMALTLSVGLLIDDAIVVRENIVRHVQMGKKPFDAAMDGTQEIGLAVLATTLSIVAVFLPIGFMGGIIGKFFHEFGITMVAAVLISMFVSFTLDPMLSSIWHDPEIEKHGRHAAPVTLYDKTIGRVTGWFDRLQDSMTETYQGALRWSLTHKLATLALALVVFVSSVFMVPLLGTEFVPKADFSETSLSFHTPVGSSLEATEAKTKQVEAILREFPEVKYTLSTINTGNAQGTMYASVYVRLVDRQDRSLNADTMAARLRDRLRTVPGINVTHAGLLDPVGGNKQVEFSLQGDDLAELERLTATVMERIRPIVGLVDLDASVKPNKPTVDVVMRREIASDAGLSAASVAGSLRTLVAGQTVGNWRAADGESYDVNVRLAPEQRARTSDLEQLPFVVGTAADGTARVVRLGQVAQVLESTGPNQINRRNLNREVAINANVFGRSAGDVSTEIRQVLDTIAMPPGYRYEFGGSTKNMQESFGYAVSALALAIIFIYMILASQFQSFLQPLALMTALPLTLIGVVLALLMFGSTMSMFSVIGVVLLMGLVTKNAILLVDFAIRAREGFEGQPPLDRENALLLAAKVRLRPILMTTLAMVFGMVPLAFALTEGSEQRAPMGQAVIGGVITSSILTLVVVPVVYCYMDDLANWARRLMGRGVSGAETPAR
- a CDS encoding TolC family outer membrane protein — translated: MTALPFPHPVLSHLALAIALTLGGAASAQAQSLVDLYEAARGFDSTLQSARAQHDAALAKAEQAKAGLRPQAGLGAGASWANSSNSVTDTSKTSNSQNVALSASQPLYRPVNQFNNEQGQLSIDIAKAQLDAAEQDLIVRTAQAYFDVAAAQDTLTFVQAQKSAVSEQLASAKRNFEVGTSTVTDSREAQARFDLVVAQEIAASNDLLVKKLALDQLVGRSGATPRALAAPVTLPTVLPADPEAWVQDALRQHPVVRQTDKAFEIAEIEAQKAQAGHKPTLDLVGQYQVARGPSSSFPTAGNVRSNTASVGLQFNLPLYAGGAIQNRVKEALALVEKSRADRETALRTISQATRSAYFGVLSGMGQVKALEAAEASSQSALDANKLGYQVGVRINIDVLNAQSQLFQTKRDLAVARYNVLVGQLRLKQAGGVLKAEDLQPVNALFK
- a CDS encoding rhodanese-like domain-containing protein, which codes for MQSIHPAQIDEWLQSASGQTPGVTPVVLDVREPWEMQTASVKAEGFDLVAMPMRSVPARYLELDRDRPIACLCHHGARSAQVAHFLMQNGFSAVVNIHGGINAWSQQRDPGVPLY
- a CDS encoding protein-L-isoaspartate O-methyltransferase family protein; this encodes MNLDQARFNMIEQQVRPWEVLDPAVLALLDSVKREHFVPAAQKALAYVDMELPLGQGADQVMLAPRVQARLVQDLAVRPTDKVLEIGTGSGFTTALLASLAQRVVSLEIDDATARTARTHLQQAGITNAEVRVADATANGFAACALEGPWDVILIAGSVAEVPAALLNLLAPGGRLAAIVGHEPVMRASFITRTGDAAFGTTQPWDTVAPRLRNFSEPSRFQF